Proteins from a single region of Meiothermus cerbereus DSM 11376:
- the csaB gene encoding polysaccharide pyruvyl transferase CsaB, with protein sequence MRVGVSGYYGFQNAGDEAILEAIVQEIRARGHQTVVFSNNPSETAQRYGVEAVKRTQPLEVWKALGKVDVLLSGGGGLLQDKTSRLSLWYYLTLIGLARRRGKPVYVFNQSLGPLSRGGESQVRRALRGLPCYFRDEGSLEYGRSLGLEVHLGADPALLLAPPPVEREPNMVVLVPKYGTEEANANLHKLADRLRVEGYDVVILALQPGFDEPVLEKFSSFTRELAWDPRRVSYLLAQAGYVISVRLHGAILAAAAGTPFAGIAYDPKVAGFCRDAGAVYLDMPGDPDLLASAVLTQRQPNWKAVEAMKARARTSFDQVLSSSRQGRVKSSR encoded by the coding sequence ATGCGCGTGGGGGTCAGCGGGTACTATGGCTTTCAAAATGCGGGCGATGAGGCCATCCTCGAGGCCATCGTTCAAGAGATTCGGGCGCGGGGCCACCAGACCGTGGTATTTTCCAACAACCCCAGCGAAACCGCCCAGCGCTACGGAGTGGAAGCCGTCAAGCGAACCCAACCCCTGGAAGTCTGGAAAGCCCTGGGCAAGGTAGATGTGCTCCTATCGGGCGGTGGGGGGTTGTTGCAAGACAAAACCTCTCGCCTGAGCCTGTGGTACTACCTGACCCTCATCGGACTGGCTCGGCGGCGGGGCAAACCGGTGTATGTGTTCAACCAGTCGCTGGGGCCTTTGAGCAGGGGTGGGGAAAGCCAGGTTAGAAGAGCCTTGCGGGGGCTGCCCTGTTATTTCCGCGACGAAGGCTCGCTCGAGTACGGGCGCAGCTTAGGGCTGGAGGTACACCTGGGCGCCGACCCCGCTTTGCTCCTGGCCCCACCACCTGTTGAACGTGAGCCCAACATGGTGGTGCTGGTTCCCAAGTACGGCACCGAAGAGGCCAACGCCAACCTGCACAAACTGGCCGACCGGCTGCGGGTGGAGGGCTACGATGTGGTGATACTGGCCTTGCAACCAGGCTTCGATGAGCCGGTACTGGAAAAGTTTAGTAGTTTCACCCGCGAACTGGCCTGGGATCCGCGCCGGGTGAGCTACCTGCTGGCCCAGGCGGGTTATGTGATCTCGGTGCGTCTGCACGGGGCCATTCTGGCCGCAGCGGCTGGCACACCCTTTGCGGGCATTGCCTACGACCCCAAGGTGGCCGGTTTTTGTCGCGATGCCGGGGCAGTCTATCTGGACATGCCCGGCGACCCCGATCTGCTGGCCTCGGCGGTGCTGACCCAGCGCCAGCCCAACTGGAAAGCGGTAGAGGCCATGAAGGCCCGTGCCCGCACCAGCTTTGACCAGGTGTTGTCCAGCAGCCGCCAGGGTAGGGTGAAGAGCTCGAGGTAA
- a CDS encoding acyl-CoA carboxylase subunit beta, which produces MADNTRAWMEELLAEMEERRKRITAGGGPERIKKQHEAGKMTARERIEYLLDPNTFVELLPFAEHPESELMRGVQAPADGVVTGYGQIGGRTVFVFSQDFTVLGGSLGKTHGQKIARVMDMAARVGAPIIGLNDSAGARIQEGVDSLSGYGEVFYRNAIYSGVVPQISAILGPCAGGAVYSPAITDFVLMSKGSSYMFITGPEVIKSVTREEVTFEQLGGSEVHTSKSGVAHLECEGDQAVLDTVKKLLVYLPQNAKEKPPLRQSSDPKNRKTPELLDIVHPDPRRPYSMHQIIETLVDEGVFLELHPNFAKNIIVGFAHLGGQSVGIVANNPRFMAGALDINASDKAARFIRTCDSFNIPILTLVDVTGFLPGVAQEHQGIIRHGAKMLYAYAEATVPKITLITRKSYGGAYLAMNSRDMGADVVLAWPTSAVAVMGAEGAANIIYRKEIQSSLDPAATRQAKIAEYKKAFDNPYVAAGRGYIDDVIDPADTRWLLVRHLEMLSNKQEERPYKKHGNIPL; this is translated from the coding sequence ATGGCAGATAACACGCGGGCCTGGATGGAAGAACTTTTGGCCGAGATGGAAGAAAGGCGCAAACGCATCACCGCTGGTGGAGGGCCAGAACGAATCAAAAAGCAACACGAGGCAGGCAAAATGACCGCCCGTGAGCGCATCGAGTACCTGCTTGACCCCAATACTTTTGTAGAGCTATTGCCCTTCGCCGAACACCCCGAAAGCGAGCTGATGCGTGGGGTGCAGGCCCCAGCCGATGGGGTGGTTACTGGCTACGGCCAAATTGGGGGCCGCACAGTTTTTGTCTTCAGCCAGGATTTTACCGTACTGGGCGGGAGCCTTGGAAAAACACATGGGCAGAAAATCGCCCGCGTGATGGATATGGCCGCCAGGGTAGGTGCCCCCATCATCGGTCTCAACGACTCGGCGGGGGCCCGCATCCAGGAAGGCGTAGACAGCCTATCGGGCTACGGCGAAGTCTTCTACCGCAACGCCATCTACTCGGGCGTGGTGCCGCAGATCTCGGCCATACTGGGGCCTTGCGCGGGTGGGGCCGTGTACAGCCCCGCCATCACCGACTTTGTGCTGATGAGCAAAGGCAGTAGCTACATGTTCATCACCGGGCCGGAAGTGATTAAGAGTGTGACCCGCGAGGAAGTTACCTTTGAACAGCTGGGCGGCTCGGAAGTTCACACCAGCAAATCGGGGGTGGCCCACCTCGAGTGCGAGGGGGATCAGGCCGTGCTGGACACCGTCAAAAAACTTCTGGTCTACCTGCCGCAAAATGCCAAAGAAAAGCCCCCCCTACGCCAAAGCAGCGACCCCAAAAACCGCAAAACTCCCGAACTGCTGGATATAGTGCATCCCGACCCCCGCCGTCCTTACAGCATGCACCAGATTATCGAGACCCTCGTGGACGAAGGGGTGTTTTTAGAGCTACACCCCAACTTCGCCAAAAACATCATTGTAGGGTTTGCCCATCTGGGTGGCCAGAGTGTGGGGATTGTAGCCAACAACCCCCGCTTTATGGCCGGAGCCCTGGATATCAACGCCTCGGACAAAGCCGCCCGCTTCATTCGCACCTGCGACAGCTTCAACATTCCCATCCTGACCCTGGTGGACGTAACCGGTTTCCTGCCCGGCGTGGCCCAGGAACACCAGGGCATCATCCGCCACGGGGCCAAGATGCTTTATGCCTATGCCGAGGCCACCGTTCCCAAAATTACCTTGATTACCCGCAAGAGCTATGGCGGCGCTTACCTGGCCATGAACTCCCGCGATATGGGGGCCGACGTGGTGCTGGCCTGGCCCACCTCTGCAGTGGCGGTGATGGGCGCCGAGGGGGCCGCCAACATCATCTATCGCAAGGAAATCCAGTCCTCCCTCGACCCCGCCGCCACCCGCCAGGCCAAAATTGCCGAATACAAAAAAGCCTTCGACAACCCCTATGTGGCCGCAGGCCGGGGCTACATTGACGACGTAATTGACCCCGCCGATACCCGATGGCTTCTGGTACGGCACCTCGAGATGCTCTCCAACAAACAAGAGGAGCGGCCTTACAAGAAGCACGGGAATATCCCGCTGTAG
- a CDS encoding heavy metal translocating P-type ATPase produces the protein MSTAITPSIPTQNPLLLFWNHEVKRGFLLAGITLLGLVGGFVAESYEISWLRNGLWALAFLAGGVPSAIKAMHSLFQQRKLDVDLLMVVAALGAASVGQAGDGAILLFLFSLSNALQSWAMNRTRRAIEALMTLHPEGANVLLPDGSELWKPLDALLPGDILVVRPGERFAADGIVLEGYTDVDESALTGESVPVDKKPGDHVRSGTLNGHGAVRVRVERPASESTLAKLIKLVESAQASKSRTERFAERFEGPYTIAVLLSAPVVFVVAHFVFGLEAAQAWYRAMTFLVVASPCAVVIATPAAVLSAMAAGARAGALFKSGAALEALARANIFVFDKTGTLTEGRMKLVQVEVLQGSEAEAKALAAGIERYSEHPIAQAIAQSWDGPTPEVGEIRAVRGHGVVGILADGRQVWVGNRRLLESLGVALKPQVERQLQAMENRGLTTAVLGIDHHPMALLGVADTPRPEAAQAIARLKRQDARVIMLTGDRKAVAEHIAAQVGIQEVYAELLPEDKLERIKQLRQEGTVVMVGDGLNDAPALNAADVGVSMAAGSDVSLESADLVLMKNDLNRLVGAQQLARATARTVYFNLSFALSVIVVVGVLALAGKVPLPMGVVAHEGGTVFVVLVGLRLLAHRVGS, from the coding sequence ATGAGCACTGCCATCACACCCTCCATACCCACACAAAACCCTTTGCTTTTGTTTTGGAACCACGAGGTCAAACGGGGCTTTTTACTAGCCGGTATTACCCTGCTGGGCCTGGTAGGAGGTTTTGTCGCAGAAAGCTACGAAATATCCTGGCTAAGAAACGGCCTGTGGGCGCTGGCCTTTTTGGCAGGCGGGGTTCCATCGGCCATCAAGGCCATGCACAGCCTTTTTCAGCAGCGCAAGCTAGATGTGGATCTGCTGATGGTAGTAGCTGCGCTGGGGGCCGCCTCGGTAGGTCAGGCGGGTGATGGGGCCATCCTGCTTTTTTTGTTTAGCCTTTCCAACGCCCTGCAAAGCTGGGCCATGAACCGCACGCGACGGGCCATCGAGGCCCTCATGACCCTCCACCCCGAGGGAGCCAATGTGCTGCTGCCAGATGGTAGCGAGCTTTGGAAGCCGCTGGATGCCCTATTGCCGGGCGACATCCTGGTGGTACGCCCGGGTGAGCGCTTTGCCGCCGACGGCATTGTGCTGGAAGGCTATACCGATGTAGACGAGAGTGCCCTTACGGGCGAGAGCGTTCCGGTGGATAAAAAACCTGGCGACCACGTTAGAAGCGGTACCCTCAACGGCCACGGCGCGGTGCGGGTACGGGTAGAACGCCCCGCCAGCGAAAGCACCCTGGCCAAACTGATTAAGCTGGTTGAAAGCGCCCAGGCTAGCAAAAGCCGCACTGAGCGCTTTGCTGAACGCTTTGAAGGCCCCTACACCATCGCCGTGTTGCTGTCGGCTCCGGTGGTTTTTGTAGTAGCACACTTTGTTTTTGGCCTCGAGGCTGCCCAGGCCTGGTACCGCGCCATGACTTTTTTGGTTGTGGCCAGCCCCTGTGCAGTGGTCATCGCTACCCCGGCGGCGGTGTTATCGGCGATGGCTGCGGGGGCTCGAGCTGGGGCATTATTCAAGAGTGGGGCGGCTTTAGAAGCCCTGGCCAGAGCCAATATCTTCGTTTTTGACAAAACCGGCACCCTCACCGAAGGGCGCATGAAACTGGTACAGGTAGAGGTGCTGCAAGGCTCCGAAGCCGAAGCCAAGGCCCTGGCCGCCGGAATCGAGCGCTACAGCGAGCACCCCATCGCCCAGGCCATTGCCCAAAGCTGGGATGGCCCCACCCCAGAGGTCGGCGAGATACGGGCCGTGCGAGGCCATGGGGTGGTGGGGATCCTGGCCGATGGTAGGCAGGTCTGGGTGGGCAACCGGCGGCTGCTGGAAAGCCTGGGCGTAGCCCTAAAGCCCCAGGTCGAACGCCAGTTGCAGGCTATGGAGAATAGGGGCCTGACCACCGCCGTACTGGGAATCGATCACCACCCCATGGCCTTGCTGGGCGTGGCCGATACCCCCCGCCCAGAGGCTGCCCAGGCCATTGCCAGGCTAAAACGGCAGGACGCACGGGTCATCATGCTCACCGGCGACCGCAAAGCCGTAGCCGAGCACATCGCCGCGCAGGTAGGCATCCAGGAGGTTTATGCCGAGCTCTTGCCCGAGGACAAGCTCGAGCGCATTAAACAACTGCGCCAGGAAGGCACGGTGGTGATGGTGGGCGACGGCCTCAACGATGCCCCCGCGCTAAACGCCGCCGACGTGGGGGTCTCGATGGCCGCAGGCTCCGACGTCTCGCTCGAGAGCGCCGACCTGGTGCTGATGAAAAACGACCTGAACCGCCTGGTGGGGGCCCAACAACTAGCCCGCGCCACCGCCCGTACCGTCTATTTCAACCTAAGCTTTGCCCTTAGCGTAATTGTTGTGGTGGGGGTCTTGGCCCTGGCCGGCAAGGTACCCCTGCCAATGGGGGTGGTGGCCCACGAAGGGGGTACGGTTTTCGTGGTGTTGGTTGGTCTGCGTTTGCTGGCCCACCGTGTTGGGAGTTAG
- a CDS encoding SpoIID/LytB domain-containing protein codes for MVRVVFCCLLLLGVAQAQQDLLLRVLLTEASAGIVQLGPHQRQSAYGVRTFDAATLRVTAGSGEVLVDGQSAGPWVEFVPVDGFTLGGRSYRGNLLVVWQAGRALFINRVWLEDYLLGVVPGEVPASFPDSVLQAQTILARTFALYRLNPKGLYDLCATERCQVYLGRSAETPRHTSAVYATRSLIVSYNHKPITAVYHADSGGYTAASAEVWGNNVPYLVSRPDPFAQSPNSTWSRTLTPDAVAKALAGLGIQVGTVQSITPLFMSESGRPLRLRVVGSNGSVELDAPQSTRLLRGLGLPSTRVRFDGWQVFGQGSGHGVGMSQWGARGLALQGWDFRQILGYYYPGTFLSSFEVVAGIWEKLRLAGYPLWPTHGGLGLYAFAVGRS; via the coding sequence ATGGTGCGCGTTGTGTTTTGCTGTTTGCTCCTGTTGGGGGTTGCCCAGGCCCAGCAGGATTTACTGCTGCGGGTCTTGCTGACCGAAGCCTCGGCGGGCATTGTTCAGCTTGGGCCTCATCAGCGACAAAGTGCCTACGGTGTGCGTACTTTTGACGCGGCCACCCTGCGGGTCACGGCAGGTTCGGGCGAGGTTTTGGTCGATGGCCAGAGCGCGGGCCCCTGGGTGGAGTTTGTGCCGGTGGACGGTTTCACCCTGGGGGGGCGAAGCTACCGGGGCAACCTGCTGGTGGTATGGCAGGCTGGCCGGGCTCTTTTTATCAATCGGGTCTGGCTCGAGGACTACCTGCTGGGCGTTGTCCCTGGCGAGGTTCCGGCCTCGTTTCCAGATTCGGTACTGCAGGCCCAGACCATTCTGGCCCGTACCTTTGCGCTGTACCGCCTGAATCCCAAGGGCCTCTACGACCTTTGTGCCACCGAACGCTGCCAGGTCTACCTAGGGCGCTCGGCAGAAACCCCTCGCCACACCAGCGCGGTATATGCCACACGCTCCCTTATCGTGAGCTATAACCACAAGCCCATTACCGCTGTTTATCACGCCGATTCTGGCGGTTATACCGCAGCCTCCGCCGAAGTCTGGGGCAACAACGTACCCTATTTGGTTTCGCGCCCCGATCCCTTCGCGCAAAGCCCAAACAGTACCTGGAGCCGCACCCTAACACCCGATGCGGTGGCCAAAGCCCTGGCTGGGCTGGGTATCCAGGTGGGCACGGTGCAGTCCATCACCCCGCTTTTTATGAGCGAGAGCGGACGTCCACTGCGGCTTCGCGTTGTGGGCAGCAACGGCAGCGTAGAGCTTGATGCGCCTCAGTCTACCCGCCTGCTGCGGGGCCTGGGGCTACCTTCTACACGGGTGCGTTTTGATGGTTGGCAGGTGTTTGGGCAGGGTAGCGGCCACGGGGTGGGCATGAGCCAGTGGGGCGCTCGAGGGCTCGCCCTGCAGGGCTGGGACTTCCGCCAGATTCTGGGCTACTATTACCCTGGAACCTTTCTCAGCAGCTTTGAGGTGGTGGCGGGCATATGGGAAAAGCTACGCCTGGCCGGATACCCTTTATGGCCGACCCACGGCGGCCTGGGGCTTTATGCATTTGCTGTGGGGCGCTCCTGA
- a CDS encoding SCO family protein yields the protein MPRFLCCLLLGLTSLVWAHGGHYLPASGPGATDFKPARTLPTVELRSHENKVFVFPPKGPAVVLFGYTQCPDACPLTLGRLLPAYEALGAPPNLQLLLLSVDERDTPQILQKYLRGFSPVQGLTGKPEAIRQIAEAARVEYNLAPGGRLVFHTDALALLDTQGKLVRMLYGASRLSTAKLKEEIAHLLR from the coding sequence ATGCCAAGGTTTCTTTGCTGCTTGCTGCTTGGCCTGACCAGCCTGGTCTGGGCCCACGGGGGGCACTACCTGCCCGCTTCGGGGCCGGGGGCCACCGATTTCAAACCAGCCCGGACACTTCCAACGGTGGAACTCCGCTCGCACGAGAACAAAGTGTTTGTATTTCCCCCTAAAGGCCCGGCGGTGGTGCTTTTTGGCTATACCCAGTGCCCGGATGCCTGCCCCCTCACGCTGGGCCGCCTGCTGCCTGCTTATGAAGCCCTGGGTGCACCGCCCAACCTTCAACTGCTGCTCTTGAGCGTGGACGAACGCGATACCCCTCAGATCCTGCAAAAATACCTGCGGGGTTTTTCCCCCGTCCAGGGGCTCACCGGCAAGCCCGAAGCCATTCGCCAGATTGCCGAGGCTGCCCGGGTCGAGTACAACCTGGCGCCAGGCGGGCGGCTGGTCTTTCACACCGACGCTCTGGCCTTGCTGGATACCCAGGGCAAGTTGGTGCGGATGCTGTATGGGGCGAGCCGCCTTTCTACCGCTAAACTAAAAGAAGAAATAGCGCACTTGCTGAGGTGA
- a CDS encoding c-type cytochrome: protein MPRIPLLLLGFLALGSMGAGPAQPPTYHGEVAEILQANCVGCHTEGGIAPFPLDDARWAHNMAAAIADSVKQGRMPPWPPGEGTPPLKDERKLSASAKAALIAWAEAGAPLGNPRPIAAKATPPAPQPDLVATLNPPYTPNDALLDDYRCFLMPATFDRDTYLTGYKIIPGDKRSVHHVILFLIGPDMVEAAQAKDRAEPGPGWQCFGGPGLSGDPRNIGGILGFWVPGGGATMLPEGTGRLLRAGSRVVMQVHYNTASGANPDATQMALYLAPRGVQLKRLVGMTLAAPVEIKCPPGMTGEQCTRAYARARTELGVIADWIHMLCNTSIEGYLNRDIGDGSRQATSCDWTVQNALEVYGVTAHMHLRGVEFKVEVNPGTPGAQTLFYIPQWNFQWQGEYWYQTPIRLRQGDRVRVTCVYDNKSAIPGPGGEPLQPRYMTWGEGTTDEMCLGSLFGVRE, encoded by the coding sequence ATGCCGAGAATACCGCTGCTGTTGTTGGGTTTTCTAGCGTTGGGTTCGATGGGGGCGGGCCCGGCCCAGCCCCCTACCTACCACGGGGAGGTGGCCGAGATTCTGCAGGCCAACTGTGTGGGTTGTCATACCGAAGGCGGCATCGCGCCTTTTCCCCTGGACGATGCCCGCTGGGCGCACAATATGGCGGCGGCCATTGCCGACTCGGTCAAGCAGGGCCGGATGCCCCCCTGGCCCCCCGGTGAGGGTACGCCTCCCCTCAAAGACGAACGCAAACTTTCTGCCAGTGCCAAGGCCGCGCTGATTGCCTGGGCCGAGGCCGGTGCGCCCCTGGGGAACCCCAGGCCCATTGCTGCCAAAGCCACGCCGCCCGCACCACAACCCGATCTGGTGGCTACGCTGAACCCCCCATACACACCCAACGATGCCCTTCTGGACGATTACCGCTGCTTTTTGATGCCCGCTACCTTCGACCGCGATACCTACCTGACCGGCTACAAGATTATTCCGGGTGACAAGCGCAGCGTGCACCACGTGATCCTGTTCCTGATTGGCCCCGATATGGTAGAAGCCGCCCAGGCCAAGGACCGCGCCGAGCCAGGCCCCGGCTGGCAGTGCTTCGGTGGGCCGGGCTTGAGCGGCGATCCGCGCAACATTGGCGGTATTTTGGGTTTCTGGGTACCGGGTGGAGGGGCCACCATGCTGCCAGAGGGTACGGGGCGGCTTTTGCGGGCGGGTAGCCGGGTGGTGATGCAGGTACACTACAACACCGCCTCGGGCGCCAACCCCGACGCCACCCAGATGGCTTTGTACCTAGCACCCAGGGGCGTCCAGCTCAAGCGGCTGGTGGGCATGACCCTGGCCGCCCCGGTGGAAATAAAGTGCCCGCCGGGTATGACGGGAGAACAGTGTACCCGTGCCTACGCTCGAGCCCGCACCGAGCTGGGCGTTATCGCCGACTGGATTCACATGCTGTGCAACACGAGCATTGAGGGCTACCTGAACCGCGATATAGGCGATGGTAGCCGCCAGGCTACCTCCTGTGACTGGACGGTCCAAAACGCCCTCGAGGTGTACGGGGTAACCGCGCACATGCACCTGCGGGGGGTGGAGTTTAAGGTGGAGGTCAACCCCGGTACGCCGGGCGCTCAGACGCTTTTCTACATCCCGCAGTGGAACTTCCAGTGGCAGGGCGAGTACTGGTACCAGACCCCCATCCGGCTGCGGCAGGGCGACCGGGTGCGGGTAACCTGTGTCTACGACAATAAATCGGCTATTCCCGGCCCCGGTGGGGAGCCTTTGCAGCCCCGCTATATGACCTGGGGGGAGGGTACGACCGACGAGATGTGCCTGGGCTCGCTGTTTGGGGTGCGGGAGTAG
- a CDS encoding ATP-dependent nuclease subunit B yields the protein MHLIVGPPASGKTTRLLEVAQAYLRQRKRVWWVCLPAQKAYVYRRATQEGATLGLEVLSSQQLYYRLLAASFGLKPILTGPGRVALVGEALLSDGSPLLSPGEARLFSRAIAEAKRNGVRPEEVPILGPETRRLRAVYARYEELKDHWGRWDYDDFRAGALKLLQQGQAQLEPDLVVVDGFRELSVQELRLLQALSRDVPLWVSLPEAPPGFVPDEVLGSRAITTQVYRAQNPVSEARWVLRSIKRDLAQGMKSLEVAVVAPESRIPAILTLADEYGLPLIEHLPRTAADTPEGRLLLELLELPDYPTPTRLLAVPDLAPLGRAALERSLVGLEAISRLAAELGMQAVWAAWLSRLRPPGEKGSVFENQQPTLHPSLAWAEELLDSLPEVRHSPRRASLMERAYEAHRIALGPDFRHWWAALLAETYEPHRPPGGVAVLTPNLASGQRWKKLYLIYAVEGAYSSGEQEDYFIPEEWRVSLEEALGRAGGSLPKRFMGRDRLLLHELKTRADEVIVTYPEASQEGPLEPEPILVGPHPPYLPELPPASPLELAQNGGYKAPLGQVNLGSPRVENLRHYHECGFQFWAQQLTPVEEEPLWWQQWVRELRKAEKLVPARLEALARQFPQTEGWMRRHQALLSELNLGFKLEGRGLEARLDGVLRKGGEVHIYRFVAPETHPEDAEQQVRNRWSERWAAAHLLAAYPGRVQRVYLWAWPVLGEPVLLYGKPIEKLWNTLKALLDRAQATYAQYKAGVVEPNPGFRCRSCSVKDVCREGRLG from the coding sequence GTGCACCTGATTGTGGGCCCCCCCGCATCTGGCAAAACCACCCGTCTGCTCGAGGTCGCCCAAGCCTATTTGCGGCAGCGCAAGCGGGTCTGGTGGGTTTGTTTGCCCGCGCAAAAAGCCTACGTTTACCGCCGGGCTACCCAGGAGGGCGCCACGCTGGGCCTCGAGGTGCTCAGCTCGCAGCAGCTTTACTACCGGCTGCTGGCGGCCAGCTTTGGCCTGAAGCCCATCCTGACCGGGCCGGGCCGGGTGGCGCTGGTGGGGGAGGCGCTTTTATCGGATGGCAGCCCATTGCTCAGCCCTGGCGAGGCCCGCCTGTTCAGCCGGGCCATTGCCGAGGCCAAACGCAACGGGGTCAGGCCCGAGGAGGTTCCCATCCTGGGGCCAGAGACCCGGCGTCTAAGGGCGGTGTATGCCCGCTACGAGGAACTCAAAGACCACTGGGGGCGCTGGGACTACGACGACTTTCGCGCCGGGGCCTTAAAGCTACTGCAACAGGGCCAAGCCCAGCTCGAGCCCGACTTGGTGGTGGTGGATGGTTTCCGCGAACTAAGCGTCCAGGAACTGCGGCTTTTGCAGGCCCTGTCCCGCGATGTTCCACTCTGGGTTAGCCTCCCGGAAGCCCCGCCCGGATTCGTTCCCGATGAGGTACTGGGCTCCCGCGCAATTACCACCCAGGTCTACCGCGCCCAGAACCCGGTGAGCGAGGCCCGCTGGGTACTGCGCTCAATTAAGCGCGACCTGGCACAGGGAATGAAGTCCCTGGAGGTGGCCGTGGTGGCGCCGGAGTCGCGGATACCTGCCATACTCACCCTGGCCGATGAGTACGGCCTGCCCCTTATAGAACACCTGCCCCGCACTGCCGCCGACACCCCCGAGGGACGGCTCTTGCTCGAGCTGCTCGAGCTGCCCGACTACCCCACCCCCACCCGCCTGCTGGCCGTGCCGGATCTGGCCCCGCTGGGCCGGGCGGCCCTCGAGCGCAGCCTGGTGGGCCTCGAGGCCATCTCCCGCCTGGCCGCCGAGTTGGGGATGCAAGCGGTATGGGCTGCGTGGCTCTCGCGTTTGCGGCCCCCTGGCGAGAAGGGCTCGGTTTTTGAGAACCAACAGCCCACCCTCCACCCCTCGCTGGCCTGGGCCGAAGAGCTGCTGGACTCGCTGCCAGAGGTGCGCCACAGCCCCCGCCGGGCCAGCCTGATGGAACGGGCCTATGAAGCCCATCGCATTGCGCTAGGCCCCGATTTTCGCCACTGGTGGGCGGCTTTGCTGGCCGAGACCTACGAGCCCCACCGCCCGCCCGGGGGAGTGGCGGTGCTTACCCCCAACCTGGCCTCGGGGCAGCGCTGGAAGAAGCTCTACCTGATCTATGCGGTGGAGGGAGCCTACAGCAGCGGTGAGCAGGAGGACTATTTTATTCCCGAGGAGTGGCGGGTGAGCCTCGAGGAGGCCTTGGGGCGGGCGGGGGGCAGTCTGCCCAAGCGCTTTATGGGGCGCGACCGGCTGCTCTTGCACGAGCTAAAAACCCGCGCCGACGAGGTTATCGTTACCTACCCCGAGGCCAGCCAGGAGGGGCCGCTGGAGCCTGAGCCTATCCTGGTGGGGCCTCACCCACCCTACCTGCCCGAGCTGCCACCCGCCAGCCCGCTCGAGCTGGCCCAGAACGGAGGCTACAAGGCCCCGCTGGGGCAGGTGAACCTGGGTTCGCCGCGGGTGGAAAACCTGCGCCACTACCACGAGTGCGGATTTCAATTCTGGGCCCAGCAACTCACGCCAGTAGAAGAGGAGCCCCTATGGTGGCAGCAGTGGGTACGCGAGCTGCGTAAGGCCGAAAAGCTGGTGCCGGCCCGCCTCGAGGCCCTGGCCCGACAGTTCCCCCAGACCGAAGGCTGGATGCGCCGCCACCAGGCTCTTCTGAGCGAGCTCAACCTAGGCTTCAAGCTGGAGGGCCGGGGTCTGGAAGCACGCCTGGACGGGGTTTTGCGTAAGGGGGGCGAGGTGCACATCTACCGCTTTGTGGCTCCCGAAACCCACCCCGAAGACGCCGAACAGCAGGTGCGCAACCGCTGGAGCGAGCGCTGGGCCGCGGCCCATCTGTTGGCCGCTTACCCAGGCCGTGTTCAGCGGGTGTACCTGTGGGCCTGGCCGGTGCTGGGCGAGCCGGTGCTGCTTTATGGCAAGCCCATCGAAAAACTCTGGAATACCCTGAAGGCGCTATTGGACAGGGCGCAGGCAACCTACGCCCAGTACAAAGCCGGAGTGGTCGAACCCAACCCCGGTTTTCGCTGCCGGAGCTGTAGTGTTAAGGATGTGTGCCGCGAAGGCAGACTGGGGTAA
- a CDS encoding aminotransferase class IV, which produces MRYANINGTIVAHDQASLHISDLGLRRGYAVFEFFRILRGVPVFLEDHLERFERSARLLELEPPFNREKLQSLIRELIQLNDLEQGGIQMLLTGGYSPDAFTPTTPNLVITPIAVTPPPARLYEQGGKVILHQNLRELPEAKTTDYLVAVKLARRVRAEGATEVIYHDGTWVSEGGRSSLSIIKDGVLYTAKEGVLPGITRKHLLQVALPLLPILERPIALGELLEADEVLLTGATRQVMPITQIEDKPVGNGQVGPYAQALMAAFQAHLEAYLNQRTVPQ; this is translated from the coding sequence GTGAGATACGCCAACATCAATGGAACCATAGTCGCGCACGACCAGGCCAGCCTGCACATCTCCGACCTGGGCCTGCGGCGGGGGTATGCGGTATTTGAGTTTTTTCGCATCTTGCGCGGCGTTCCCGTGTTTCTGGAAGACCACCTCGAGCGCTTCGAGCGCTCGGCCCGGCTTTTGGAGCTCGAGCCCCCTTTCAACCGGGAAAAGCTGCAAAGCCTCATCCGCGAGCTGATCCAGCTCAACGACCTGGAGCAGGGCGGCATCCAGATGCTGCTTACCGGGGGCTACTCCCCGGACGCCTTCACCCCCACCACGCCCAACCTGGTCATCACGCCCATTGCCGTTACACCGCCCCCGGCTCGGCTCTATGAGCAGGGGGGCAAGGTCATCCTGCACCAGAACCTGCGCGAGCTGCCCGAGGCCAAAACCACCGACTATTTGGTGGCGGTAAAACTGGCCAGGCGGGTGCGGGCCGAGGGGGCCACCGAGGTGATCTACCACGATGGCACCTGGGTTTCGGAAGGGGGCCGCAGCAGCCTTTCCATCATCAAAGATGGGGTGCTCTACACCGCCAAAGAAGGGGTGCTGCCCGGCATCACCCGCAAGCACCTGCTGCAGGTGGCCCTTCCCCTGCTGCCCATCCTGGAGCGGCCCATTGCCCTGGGCGAGCTGCTGGAGGCCGACGAGGTACTCCTGACCGGGGCCACCCGGCAGGTGATGCCCATCACCCAGATCGAAGATAAACCCGTTGGCAACGGCCAGGTGGGGCCTTACGCCCAGGCCCTGATGGCGGCCTTTCAGGCGCACCTCGAGGCCTACCTCAACCAGCGCACAGTACCGCAATAA